One genomic region from Anopheles bellator chromosome 2, idAnoBellAS_SP24_06.2, whole genome shotgun sequence encodes:
- the LOC131207604 gene encoding bumetanide-sensitive sodium-(potassium)-chloride cotransporter, which translates to MTDQKPANDVEMSALPRNQSATRFQVNLVNHDDPSGGGAGGGGGTGNGTAEPVTEDDVFPAEMVKRRTSRLQSLRSSFRTDHRDPEQPKQRKPSTRFNVEGGESDSNDDEEDTLIDENRYARSFRHFTREALPRMDNYRNILSFQGNQRPTLDELHDASITNKETMRRGTVHEPAEMDGGALKFGWIKGVLMRCLLNIWGVMLFLRLSWVVGQAGIVQGVVLISMTTVVTTITALSMSAISTNGVIKGGGTYYMISRSLGPEFGGSIGLIFSLANAVACAMYVVGFCESMIDLLATFGLAIVDGAVNDVRIIGCITIVILLCIVVVGMEWEAKAQVVLLVILLVAIVDFLVGSVWGPKSDLDVARGFVGYNGTLLLENLHSDYRPAKGTQHDFFSVFSIFFPAATGILAGANISGDLKDPSSSIPKGTILAIVLTSFSYISMAVIAGATVLRDASGNLTDVVNGTWDFSECAVEGCSYGLHNSFQVMELVSAFGPLIYAGCFAATLSSALASLVSAPKVFQALCKDKLYPKISWFGKGFGKNNEPVRGYILTFIISVAVILVGDLNMIAPLISNFFLAAYCLVNFSTFHASLAKPVGWRPTFKYYNMWLSLLGAIFCIAVMFLISWPTALVTFAAVLTLYLVVSYRKPDVNWGSTTQAQTYKNALLSVQQLNNVEEHVKNYRPQILVLCGHPSSRPLLVNFAYLLTKKLSLLVCGHVTKTHVSQKYRNHLQKKAAEWFRRHKVKGFYSLIDDNEFETGSRAIMQASGIGKLRPNVLLMGYKGDWDKCEPAELEQYFNVMHKALDMYLSVAILRVNKGFDCSQLLGEDTVKYISELPRTLVANDSTNDLMGQNKVSSLHGSCDSLSRNVSQDHADVNEKNAKNLKTSSTSDLSKTISVAPDPVDINAKLLTENTQRSLKRGDPSLLYRGPGGAALPKEVLDELTQFTSKKKTGIIDVYWLYDDGGLTLLLPYIISTRRNWSSCKLRVFALANRKTELEFEQRNMASLLAKFRIDYSDLQLLPDVTKKPNQNMTDFFKELINEFTVKDDNYDSSTAGTAYISKAELLAVQDKTNRHLNLREYLLQHSDKSDLVVMTLPMPRKGVVSAPLYMAWLEALSRDLPPFLFVRGNQTSVLTFYS; encoded by the exons ATGACCGACCAGAAGCCGGCGAACGACGTCGAAATGAGTGCGCTGCCGCGCAATCAGTCAGCGACTCGGTTCCAGGTTAACCTTGTCAATCACGATGAcccgagtggtggtggtgctggtggtggtggcgggacCGGCAACGGAACGGCCGAACCGGTCACCGAGGACGACGTCTTTCCGGCGGAGATGGTCAAGCGGCGCACGTCCCGGCTGCAGTCGCTGCGCAGCAGCTTCCGgaccgaccaccgggaccCGGAACAGCCGAAACAGCGGAAACCCTCGACCCGGTTCAACGTGGAGGGCGGCGAGTCGGACTCGAACGATGACGAGGAGGACACGCTGATCGATGAGAATCGCTATGCGCGTAGCTTTCG ACATTTCACACGGGAAGCCCTGCCGCGGATGGACAATTATCGGAACATTCTCTCCTTCCAAGGCAATCAGAGACCCACACTAGACGAACTACACGACGCTTCCATCACAAACAAG GAAACCATGCGACGCGGAACAGTGCACGAGCCGGCCGAGATGGATGGTGGAGCGCTAAAGTTTGGCTGGATCAAGGGCGTGCTGATGCGGTGCCTGCTGAACATCTGGGGCGTAATGTTGTTCCTGCGACTCAGCTGGGTGGTCGGACAGGCCGGCATCGTGCAGGGTGTCGTCCTGATCTCCatgacgacggtggtgacgaCGATCACCGCCCTGTCGATGTCCGCCATCAGCACCAACGGGGTGATCAAGGGCGGTGGCACGTACTACATGATCTCCCGATCGCTGGGGCCCGAGTTTGGcggttcgatcggtttgaTCTTCTCGCTCGCCAACGCCGTCGCCTGCGCCATGTACGTGGTGGGTTTCTGCGAATCCATGATCGACCTGCTCGCCACATTCGGTCTCGCGATCGTAGACGGTGCCGTGAACGATGTGCGCATCATCGGCTGCATCACGATCGTTATCCTGCTGTGTATCGTGGTCGTCGGCATGGAGTGGGAAGCAAAGGCCCAGGTCGTCCTGCTCGTCAtcctgctggtggccatcgtGGACTTTCTGGTCGGCTCCGTCTGGGGCCCAAAGTCCGACCTGGATGTGGCGCGAGGATTCGTCGGCTACAACGGGACGCTGCTACTGGAGAACCTACACTCCGACTACCGGCCGGCGAAGGGCACCCAGCACGATTTCTTCTCCGTGTTCTCCATCTTCttcccggccgccaccggcattCTGGCCGGGGCCAACATCAGTGGCGATCTGAAGGACCCGTCTTCGTCGATCCCGAAGGGCACGATACTTGCCATCGTGCTGACGTCGTTCTCGTACATCAGCATGGCCGTGATCGCCGGGGCCACGGTGCTGCGCGATGCCAGCGGCAATCTCACGGATGTCGTGAATGGCACGTGGGACTTTAGCGAGTGCGCGGTGGAAGGATGCAGCTATGGGTTGCACAACTCTTTCCAGGTCATGGAGCTGGTGTCCGCGTTCGGGCCGCTGATCTACGCCGGTTGCTTCGCGGCCACCCTCTCGTCCGCGCTGGCCAGCCTCGTGTCGGCaccgaaagttttccaagCGCTCTGCAAGGACAAACTGTACCCGAAGATCAGCTGGTTTGGCAAGGGCTTCGGAAAGAACAACGAGCCGGTGCGGGGCTACATCCTGACGTTCATCATCTCGGTCGCCGTCATTCTGGTCGGTGATCTGAACATGATCGCGCCACTGATCTCGAACTTTTTCCTGGCGGCCTACTGTCTGGTGAACTTCAGCACATTCCACGCCAGCCTGGCGAAGCCGGTCGGCTGGCGGCCCACGTTCAAG TACTACAACATGTGGCTCAGCTTGCTCGGTGCTATCTTCTGTATTGCCGTGATGTTCCTGATATCCTGGCCGACGGCGCTGGTGACGTTTGCCGCGGTGCTCACCCTATACCTGGTGGTGTCGTACCGCAAGCCGGACGTGAACTGGGGTTCGACGACCCAGGCGCAAACGTACAAGAACGCACTGCTGTCCGTGCAGCAGCTAAACAACGTGGAGGAGCACGTCAAAAACTACCGTCCGCAGATACTGGTCCTCTGTGGTCATCCGAGCTCGCGCCCACTGCTCGTCAACTTTGCCTACCTGCTCACCAAGAAGCTATCGCTGCTTGTGTGCGGTCACGTGACGAAAACCCACGTGTCGCAAAAGTACCGCAATCACCTGCAGAAGAAGGCCGCCGAGTGGTTCCGCCGGCACAAGGTGAAGGGTTTCTACTCGCTGATCGACGACAACGAGTTCGAGACGGGCTCGCGTGCGATCATGCAGGCGTCCGGCATCGGCAAGCTGCGCCCGAATGTCCTGCTGATGGGATACAAGGGTGACTGGGACAAGTGCGAGCCGGCCGAGCTGGAGCAGTACTTTAATGTGATGCACAAGGCGCTCGACATGTACTTATCGGTGGCGATCCTGCGCGTCAACAAGGGCTTCGACTGTTCGCAGCTGCTGGGCGAGGACACGGTCAAGTACATCTCGGAGCTGCCCCGGACACTGGTGGCCAACGACAGCACGAATGATCTGATGGGCCAGAACAAAGTAAGCTCTCTGCACGGCAGCTGTGACTCGCTCAGCCGCAACGTGTCGCAAG ACCACGCTGATGTCAACGAGAAGAACGCAAAGAATTTGAAAA CGAGCAGCACCAGTGACTTGAGCAAAACCATTTCAGTagccccggacccggtggaTATCAATGCCAAGCTCCTGACG GAAAACACTCAGCGGTCACTGAAGCGAGGCGATCCGTCACTGTTGTACCGCGGTCCGGGCGGTGCCGCCTTGCCGAAAGAAGTGCTGGACGAGCTGACACAGTTTACGTCCAAGAAGAAGACGGGCATCATCGACGTGTACTGGCTGTACGATGATGGCGGGCTCACGCTGCTACTACCGTACATCATCAGCACCCGGCGCAACTGGAGCTCCTGCAAACTGCGCGTCTTTGCCCTGGCCAACCGTAAGACCGAGCTCGAGTTCGAGCAGCGCAACATGGCCAGCCTGCTGGCCAAGTTCCGTATCGATTACTCCGacctgcagctgctgccggacGTGACGAAGAAGCCGAACCAGAACATGACCGACTTCTTCAAGGAGCTAATTAACGAGTTCACCGTGAAAGATGACAACTACGACAGCAGTACAG CTGGCACGGCGTACATCTCGAAGGCGGAACTGCTGGCGGTGCAGGACAAAACGAACCGGCATCTGAACTTGCGCGAGTATTTACTGCAACATTCCGACAAATCCGACCTGGTCGTGATGACGCTACCGATGCCCCGGAAGGGCGTCGTTTCGGCCCCGCTCTACATGGCCTGGCTGGAGGCCCTGAGCCGCGACCTGCCTCCGTTCCTGTTCGTACGAGGCAACCAAACGTCAGTCCTGACGTTCTACTCCTGA